In Citrus sinensis cultivar Valencia sweet orange chromosome 3, DVS_A1.0, whole genome shotgun sequence, the sequence GGGTGCAGTGACAGGGGTGAAGTTATGCTGATCTGTGGAGACGAAGGTGGTTCTGTTGGTTGTGGGGTTGGAATGCATATTGATTGTTGTGATCCTCCTCTTGAAAGTGTTCCGGAGGAAGACTGGTTCTGTCCAACGTGCACCAGAAGCAGGATTAATCCATCTAAAAGGACCTCTTCATGAAAGCACAAGTGATCTGAACTTGCTTAGGCCTTAGCTTCTTTACAAATTTCGATCTTGTACATTGCAGTCACGGCCAAACATGTAATCAGTATTAGTCTTAAGCTGAAATATGATGTTTTTGTAGAATGGCCTCGAATGGGTATggtattattattcaattctgAGCAATTTAGAACGTGTTGGCTGCCAAGTTTGGATGTATTTAAAGTGTGTTGGAAATTTGTTCTGATTAGAAAGCAATTACGACTACATCTTATTGCCATTTGGTTTAGAAGAATGGAACAATAAGCTCAGTTGACTCTCTTTCTAAgttcaatttattttggtaTGATGTTATAGTGGTTTGCTCTTTATATTTGATCAAGACTTGATTGTATGTTTGCATAACACCAAATGTTAcaaagaaacaatttttttctgttattGCTAGACTCGAGTGCAAGTCTCTTTGCCCATGGTACTCCTCCTGTGgtaatttttttgggaaaaaataGTATTGATAATGCATCCCAGGGCCCAGTCCACAGAACTTGTAAACACACTATGGGCTTGGGCAGCACAGAATGGCAAATTATTAGGCATGGGAGCCCGGagatagtttttttttgttgggggggggggggggggggggacaaGAATAATGCTTCACCGTTGCTTCTTAAATCTTAATGATAGCagaggaaattaaatttaaattcactAAACTGAGTTgcgagtgagagagagagatggaaTATTCAAGATGTTACTCATTTGTTATTTAGtatacaaaaatcaaataacgtgttattattgttgtgcATGATGCGGGCCAataacattttcttcttttaaccCGACCCAACAAATGAATTGAGATTTGACCAATTGGAAGTCTATCCTGTTGAATTTCCTACGGGGAGAATCTGGGGACGAGTTGAGTTGGCGTTACCCGTACCATAAAGGCACAAAGGGGATGATTCAAATTTTGGTTAGAATTGATAAATTGTCAAACGTAGGGTCAGCTCTTGATAAAATGCCAATTAAGTCAACAAGAATTGGATCTCACCCActggaaaaacaaaaacaaattgttTGGTCCTtgcccttttttatctttaggGATAACTCgaagaaagaataaaaccAACAGTTGATGTGAAAAGGGCTTTTGTCAGATTCTTTGAACCACCATCATCATGACACCCAGTTTTGACAATAAGCTAATTTCATTCAGCGTACATAAACCTTTCATATTAAGACCCATTATAAAGCTCCAATGAATAAACAGAACTATTGGCCACATGATTCCATCACATGCAGCCACTGACATCATCATATCTGGCCACGACTTCTCCTCTTTCCAATGTTCCCAACATTCAAACATCACGTGTTCCTTTCTCGCccatatctttatttttctcaaatttaatcCCACTTTCACCCCCATTCCCGCATTGCCCTTTTGGTCCCAATCTTCCATGACAAGATTCAGGGTACTTGTGTCATTTCCGACCgaagattaaaattttgtgaagCGTTTTAAGTCTTGCAACTTgcatataattaataagagTATAAAAAATGTGTTTATTGAAGCTCACAATCTCTCTGACtatgttttcttaaaaaaattaaaataataataataataattaaaaagaaaaataaataattggcTCCCTCGTGAGAATTCGTGTAAATCCCCTTTTCTTTCGCCagaagttaataaaatatgcacatatattattaaaaaaaaattaaatcattttcacgTCAGAGGGGCAATGAGCTGTTGAGAATTACAAAGAGCTCTCATTTACGCTTGGggaatttttattgtttaaataaagaaaagagagatcAAGATGTGCAAATGCAACTCTCACAGTTCTAGTTTTCAGCTAAGCCattcgtttttttttataaaaaaaatattgtaataatgAGTTGGTGGTTCATGTATGCTCACGCGGGGCTAATTAAATCACAGATCCGGCTACTGCTATGTcgttttaatattgtaatacaaatatatagttcaaaatttcaacggtaatcttatatatattccatgaaacaaataataataactctGATGAAATTTGACAATGAGACAAGCTTAGTGGAAGCTAGCATGGAAATGGGTTGTCATTTATGAAACAAGCATGTTGGATTTTCATTTTAAGCATCCTCTCCAAAGggaacccaaaaaaatatatacatatatatatatatatatattctagattaaagaattaattcaGTCTTAATTTATTGCCCACCCTATACCATAAAGATCGattttaacttataataaTGATGTTAAAGTTTTAGTATATTCTTGAAGCTAAAGAATGGAGGGAAAGAAAAAACTGGAAAAGAAAACTGAGTAGCGTACAAGGGCAATGTCAATTTGTAAGCATTAAAAGGCTCAAATTTCTTGcaaggaaagaaaaagggtTTTGTTGGGTTGGTTAGGAACCCTTTacaaaaagcacacaaaaTGATTTTAGTTTATTGAATCAAGAATTTTGAACCCACGTCaatctaaaatatatttcagaTGCAAATTGGTGGTATCATGGAGATATTATgattatacaaaaatttaaaagcagGGGATTGCTTCATTGGAGAATAATGTAAGAAAATCTTCACATGACAGTTGTGTGGGCTACGTACTAATGGTCTCAAATAGTCCGCTGTAACAATTAGTTGAACACTGGAATGATCGttagaaaaacttaaaataaaatctcaagCTGTACAGACAAagctataaatattttcattaaaaacattaaatttcCAAGCTACGCATACTGTTTTGGGGTAGTGATAGCTACCAAAATCAAGTTTTGCCGCAACCCTGTCACCATTTCAAGCAATGAGCTTAAGCAAAGTAACAAGAATGAATGGTTTCAATAACAAAAGATACTGGCTCCACCTTTTCGATTTTCACGGGCGCAAAAGACTCGAGGCTTTTTTGGCTCGCATGGCGATAGAAGCTATTAGTCCGATAAATTAAATAACCTTTTTCCCATCCAACAACCATTCATTAAAGATCATTATTATAACTCAACAGTACACACACTTTGCTCCTGTTAACGCAACAGCATTTATTCACAGAGAGTGGATTGCGTTGCAAGAGAAAGATTACCCTTcggaggggaaaaaaaaaaaaaaaaaaaggaacagtGCTTAATGCCTCAGCATAAAAAAGCAATAATGACGACGGCAGGCAAAACTGTTGATTGATTTGACATAACCTTTCCAAATTGTTCCAACTTTTCTTGTATTGAGTGTTTAATTAGACCATTTGTTTCGTCGATTGcgccaaaaaaagaaaaggaccATTTGTTTTGTTGCATTAGGCGGACCTGAAACAGGACTTCGTACCTCTCTGGTGGGCAGTGGGGGTGACTTGGACAATGGCTTTTTACAGTTTTAACCCAGTAGGATTCGGCCACGTCCATAAGAGCAACATTCACTCAAAGCCACAACACGGAGAGAGGGCTCACTGGTCCGGCATCAGGGCTCAGCCTGAGTGGAGGTGCTCACTGCTCATAAACCAATCACAGTACTCTTGAGTTTGGATCAAGGAAAGGATCAAGTGGAAGtagcaaataaatgaaatctaGTGGAATGTCAGAAGTGTCAGTCATTGGATAGAACTACCCCAGTGAAAACATTAAATGCAACAGATGAGACATCAGAGAGAATCCAAAGCCAGCTTCTCTGCATCTGCGCAGCAATTAAGTAATAAGCAGATCTAAAACCAGCCAACTATTAATATCAGCTGGAAAACGACATTTAATGAAAACGACGCCAGCTTTGCGCTCTAAAATgctaaaaacaaaagaacGAATTGGAAAGTAGAAAATTCGATACGGAAAATTCTATACATGTAgataatgaagaaacaaaatttccCGGCAATCTTTTACGTTTATCCTTTTGTACAAACAGAGAAAATGAACAAGAGATTCTAATGCCGGTAAACATCTCGAGAACTTTCACTCCGAATTTTCCCAGCAAAAATTTCAGCAGCTCAATGCTTCATACTTCACCGTTAGTGGACGATTAAACCCAGCTTGTGATAGCAAATTCCCAACAGCAGCAATGTCTCTGCAAAAAATACCCTGATAAACATTTGCATTTGAAGAAGATGGCCCCTTGTTAAGatcatttgaattaataattttagcaCCAGTAGTTTCCAACGATGAGGCTGCGGCAGTAGTTTCCAACTTCACCTCCTGTTCCAACAATGAATTCTGTGCTTGTTGCTGCACTTGAGTGGCTGCTTGCAAAGCAGTAACAGCAGTAGCCGTCTTTCTCCTCTTCTCAGCTGCTTCCTCATCCATAATATTACTCATGACGCTTGAATAACCCCTCTGCAACAATCTATACAACAACAAAGCAGACATTTTAGCTCTGTCTCTAACCGAATCAAGATCACGTTCATCGGCGAACTCACACCGTTCGGTAAAACTAATAGCTTTATCCGGCTTGTGTCTTAAAGACAACAACAAGTGTGCCCTCTCCAATTCAGATCGCGAACACCCGCGTCTCAATCCAATCAAAGCATAATAATCAACATTTCCAGTCTCCCCAGAAGCAACCCTCTGCTTCAATTCTTGAATCTTCGTCGTTAACGCACACAATTTCCCCGGTATCTCTCTATATCTTACGTTGTGTCTCTTCCAAGCAGGTCCTGGTAACTTTCTATCACGCAAGATTGCGTTGTACAGAAGTTTCAAGTGTTCCAAGTCATGTAAACAATCCGGTAAGCAACGGATTGTTTCAAGAAGCAAGGCCCTTGTGTCAAGCGCTTGGATGCAACTGGGTTCAAGGGCCAACGTCTTGTTACAATCAGCGATCGATTCTGCTATCCTTCCCGAGGATCTGTAAGCAAAAGCTCTATGCATGTAACATTCAGCCAAGAACCCTTGTGGGGCTCCTCGGCGACCGTCGACGATTTTAGAGAAGTGACGGATGGCCTCTGAGTAGAGACCGGCGTCCAGTGCGGCGATGGCTGCGGTGCGACGTCGTAGGAGGAGCTTAATGTGGGAAAGCAACTGTGACACGCTCTCTGACTCTGTCATTGTGCGCGGCGGAGTGGCGGGTGGCGTCTGGTGGTTGTTTGATACTGGGAACTTGGAAAAGGGAAAGCTGTCGTCAGATAACGATATGCTCTCGCGCCGGAATGCGGCGGTGGCCAGGCGTTTTCCAGTCTGGAGAAGAACCATAGCGTCCTCCATTAAGCCTAGGTGGCAACATGCTTGGCCTAGAACCAAGTACCTACAATACAATTGTCGTGAACTGAGTTAGTCGAACGAGtttcgttttgtttgatttaactGCCTAACTCAGAATTAAAACTGGAATTACCAAACGGCCTATAAGTcttacatattattattattattattttaatcaaggCTTATCgcactttaaataaaattatcatatatatgacgtaatataataaatatattctgtttgataaaaatttaataaaatctgaagttctgatattattattattattattatattattcatgATAAACTTGTTGAACCTAAATCGGTTGTCAAATCACATCACTTTGTATTGAAAATACACCACCACCATATTGTTTAAGAATATGCATTTGGTGATCTGAGTTTAGGGTCAAAAGTTGAAATCCAtatctaaacaaaataaatggcGTCATTATAATTTGAACCTCGGAGAAAACATTAGCAGGgattaagaaattaagaacccaattaaaaagaaaaaagggaaacacttaagaaataatttttattttggaaaataaaattacctcCATTGTCCTTCTTTCTCGCAATTTCTACAGAGTCCGGCCAtcactttcttcttcaagtccGAGACCGAGAAACACTTGAAAGATGGATCGCGACCCAGTGAGTCATCAGACGAGTCGCCACCAGAGTGCAAAAGTTTGACTCGCTCTCTCGAGAGTTGTTGAGAGGAGCTATCAGAGGAAACCGAACCGGAGTCGTCGTTAGCCATTTTAAGGCTGGGAATATAATCTTGAAGCATATCAGCAACGTCTTTGAATCGTCTTAGATACAGCAGAGATCTCGCTTTGAGCTCAAGAGCGAGTTCGAGGCGAGGCGAGAGCGCGAGAGCAGCGTCGAGAAGACTGAGAGCCGAAGCGATCTCGCTGTGCTCTTGAGTCGCAATGAGAGTCCTTGCATCTCTAATATATTTATCTACAATCTGTATCGATCAATACAACAAGAGCGcatgaattttcattttatttttagttttaaaaaaaatcaaaaaaataaaatgctagGCCAAAATGCGGTACCTTTCTGTTGCTGAGCCACCAGTGTTTCTTCTCAGTGCAAGTTAATGCAGGAGAAGTAGCCATGTTTGTTTGTGTTGTTGAAACTCTCCCaactctttttctctcttaaagcatatatatatatatgtacatacatacatacatacatatatttatatatatatatatttttctgatttacaataataaaagagaggAGAAATATACAAGCAGGACAGGAGAGAAGGAAAATGTAAGCAGAGTGGGGAGAGAGAGGCAGGGTTGAATGATTTAAAATCTGTTTAGATTTGAAGAGTAAATAAGGGGAAGGTTGTGGAGAAAACAAAGccctaaaaataaagaaagaaaatgtaaaaaaaaaaaaaaaaaaaatttgtgccAGCTTTGACCTCAGACAAAgttttgatcattcaacttcATAGCTGGCGCTGGCACCTCaccattttttattctctctctctctctctctctctctctctgcgc encodes:
- the LOC102625036 gene encoding uncharacterized protein LOC102625036 gives rise to the protein MATSPALTCTEKKHWWLSNRKIVDKYIRDARTLIATQEHSEIASALSLLDAALALSPRLELALELKARSLLYLRRFKDVADMLQDYIPSLKMANDDSGSVSSDSSSQQLSRERVKLLHSGGDSSDDSLGRDPSFKCFSVSDLKKKVMAGLCRNCEKEGQWRYLVLGQACCHLGLMEDAMVLLQTGKRLATAAFRRESISLSDDSFPFSKFPVSNNHQTPPATPPRTMTESESVSQLLSHIKLLLRRRTAAIAALDAGLYSEAIRHFSKIVDGRRGAPQGFLAECYMHRAFAYRSSGRIAESIADCNKTLALEPSCIQALDTRALLLETIRCLPDCLHDLEHLKLLYNAILRDRKLPGPAWKRHNVRYREIPGKLCALTTKIQELKQRVASGETGNVDYYALIGLRRGCSRSELERAHLLLSLRHKPDKAISFTERCEFADERDLDSVRDRAKMSALLLYRLLQRGYSSVMSNIMDEEAAEKRRKTATAVTALQAATQVQQQAQNSLLEQEVKLETTAAASSLETTGAKIINSNDLNKGPSSSNANVYQGIFCRDIAAVGNLLSQAGFNRPLTVKYEALSC